ATCCTAATGAGTTCATCGCCTTGCTCGGAGGAGACCGCGAGAAAAAGATTGTCGACGAGATTGTCGTCCTGCCGGCAGTTTTCGGAGAAATGCATTCCATTATCCGGTCCGACCTGATGCCGTTCGACAAGCGCATTCTCGGCAGCGTGCATTCGCATCCATCCGAGTATGCCGTGCCTTCCGACGCGGATTTGCAGGCGTTCGGCCATTTCGGGGAAATAAATATAATAATCGCTTTTCCCTACACTCTTGACAGCATGAAGGCTTTCGACCAGAAGGGAAAAAAGATTACAATAGAGGTTATGGCATGAGGGCAAAAACACAGAAAAGGGAACGGCTTCGTATGGAACGGGCAAATCCTGTCGACCTGCCGGAAAAACTCCATATTAACACCTACTACTTCCCGAAACTGAAACTATACAGTGCAACAATAGGCAGCGAAAAATTCCATTTTGCGCTTTTTCAAAACACAAATACTGTTGAAATTCTTGATTCGATTGGCCAGGTAATAGGCAGCATTACTTCTGCGGTTCGCGGACCGGTGGACTTTGCGGCTAATGAACGGCGCGAAATCTGGGATAGGGAACACAGGGGCAAAGGCCTCGGCTCTGCCGCCCTCAAATTGCTCGAAAACGCGATTTTTGAAAAGAATGGCGAGGCCACAACGCTGAGCGGCGGCACGGTAAAAAAATCTGTCCTGCTTATGTTTCTCAGGAACGGTTACGAGTTGAGCGATGCCGACGCCGGACTGCTTTGCCAGCACCTGTCCGTGACTTTAAGAAAGCCAGTTGCGCGGGATGGAATTGCGTCCGCTTTGAAGGACAGGCACGTACTGGAAAGTCTGCCTGCGCGTATAGGTTTTTCAAAAACAATTGTTAGGCCAAATGACTTATTTTGGGGGGAATGAATGGAACACGCTGAAATTTCTC
The sequence above is drawn from the Candidatus Diapherotrites archaeon genome and encodes:
- a CDS encoding Mov34/MPN/PAD-1 family protein; translated protein: MAKFSVKKMVVESIIVAARNVYPNEFIALLGGDREKKIVDEIVVLPAVFGEMHSIIRSDLMPFDKRILGSVHSHPSEYAVPSDADLQAFGHFGEINIIIAFPYTLDSMKAFDQKGKKITIEVMA